The Danio rerio strain Tuebingen ecotype United States chromosome 10, GRCz12tu, whole genome shotgun sequence genome contains a region encoding:
- the LOC110438863 gene encoding serine protease HTRA2, mitochondrial-like isoform X2 has product MVKSRFAHRLLLKKDAVPVRVDCLVSIDLDGEVIGINTMKVTAGISFAIPSDRVRLFLDRSANKQKSWFGESGSKRRYIGVMMLTLTPSIIDELRMRDPSFPDVSHGVLIHRVIVGFPANRAEMEEIYNAVRTSESLNVVVRRGADLLMLHMTPESTE; this is encoded by the exons aaaagatgcagtTCCAGTTCGCGTTGATTGTCTTGTCTCTAtcgatttg GATGGTGAGGTCATCGGCATTAATACCATGAAAGTGACAGCAGGGATTTCCTTCGCTATTCCCTCAGACAGAGTCCGTCTCTTCCTTGACCGATCTGCAAACAAACAGA AGTCTTGGTTTGGAGAATCGGGATCGAAAAGGCGTTACATTGGAGTGATGATGTTGACTTTGACCCCCAG TATAATCGATGAGCTAAGGATGCGAGACCCGTCCTTCCCTGATGTTTCTCATGGAGTTCTCATCCACCGTGTGATTGTAGGATTTCCAGCCAACAG agCCGAAATGGAGGAGATATATAATGCTGTGAGGACCAGCGAAAGCTTAAATGTGGTGGTCCGCCGGGGGGCCGACCTGCTCATGCTGCACATGACCCCAGAGTCCACAGAGTGA
- the LOC100333446 gene encoding serine/threonine-protein kinase pim-2-like, whose amino-acid sequence MSSSSVLSAIQQYSDTMAFSKLINRLKKAFGVKCANEQPCEPLEPTGSTTENHRHLMTDDPAVAAGKQAGRQKKRKLKLSPIFFACFSRRRATVVDQLCVQEIHELHAEPISSSKFFCTAASNLELEVLQPPALDAPADEDLDFKPEVNSFDSAVVIENDSAELHFTEDIESSLSEDSLEQELDSPPSSPSDEDNELPVSQQLITDDICDSALDENWNPLPDQVSQEDSAVKSTADDGTCLDNNDISCRYKLGKQLGEGGFGSVYEGIRIQDGLQVAVKFVQKTPNMQDVSSSCDQPLPLEITLANMASGGSRCSNIIQLLDWQIFKNHYVMVMERPSPSMDLEAFLEVSGGVLSEKTAHTIMRQAVYAANVCCYRGVFHRDIKLQNLLVNPDTLEVKLIDFGCGDFMMESAYSIFSGTEAYIPPEFYEKGCYRAKPATVYSLGVLLFTMLHGEFPSAYDLYYLQHDWSKFTLSQECCDMMRACLHENPECRIPLEEMPYHDWSMLEF is encoded by the exons ATGtctagtagttcagtactttctgcgATTCAACAGTACAGTGATACAATGGCATTTTCAAAACTGATTAACCGTCTGAAGAAAGCGTTTGGTGTTAAGTGTGCGAACGAACAACCGTGTGAGCCACTCGAACCCACCGGCAGCACGACAGAGAATCACCGTCATCTGATGACCGATGACCCGGCCGTCGCTGCAGGAAAACAGGCAGGGAGACAGAAAAAGAGGAAACTCAAATTGTCTCCCATCTTCTTCGCCTGTTTTTCCAGAAGAAGAGCTACTGTTGTTG ATCAGCTATGTGTGCAGGAGATCCATGAACTTCACGCAGAGCCCATCAGTAGCTCTAAATTCTTCTGCACTGCTGCGAGCAACCTGGAGCTGGAAGTTCTCCAACCTCCAGCTCTTGATGCTCCAGCAGACGAAGATTTGGACTTTAAGCCGGAAGTGAACAGCTTTGACTCTGCAGTGGTCATTGAGAACGACTCTGCAGAGCTTCACTTCACAGAAGACATTGAATCCTCCCTCAGTGAGGACAGCCTGGAGCAAGAGCTTGATAGTCCTCCAAGTTCACCATCCGATGAGGACAATGAACTTCCAGTGAGCCAGCAGCTCATAACAGATGACATCTGTGACTCTGCCCTGGATGAAAACTGGAACCCTTTACCGGATCAGGTCTCACAAGAGGACTCTGCTGTGAAGTCTACAGCAGATGatgggacctgcttggacaata ATGACATCAGCTGCCGCTACAAACTCGGAAAGCAGCTTGGTGAAGGAGGTTTCGGCTCCGTGTATGAGGGGATTCGCATACAGGATGGTCTGCAG GTGGCAGTTAAATTTGTCCAGAAGACCCCAAATATGCAAGATGTCAGCTCT tcatgtgaccaGCCACTTCCTTTAGAGATCACCTTGGCAAACATGGCCAGCGGTGGCTCCAGGTGTTCGAACATTATTCAGCTTCTGGACTGGCAGATCTTTAAAAACCATTACGTCATGGTGATGGAGCGGCCTAGTCCAAGCATGGACCTGGAGGCATTCCTTGAAGTCAGCGGAGGAGTCCTTAGTGAGAAAACAGCACATACCATCATGAGGCAAGCTGTTTATGCGGCCAACGTGTGCTGTTACCGCGGGGTGTTCCACCGGGACATTAAGCTTCAAAACCTGCTGGTGAACCCCGACACACTGGAAGTCAAGCTGATCGACTTCGGGTGTGGAGACTTCATGATGGAATCAGCCTACAGTATCTTCTCTG GCACAGAAGCGTACATCCCGCCAGAGTTTTATGAAAAAGGATGCTACCGGGCCAAACCAGCGACGGTCTATTCTCTTGGGGTTCTTCTGTTCACAATGCTCCATGGAGAATTCCCATCAGCGTATGACCTGTACTACCTCCAACATGACTggtccaaatttaccctctctcaag AATGCTGTGATATGATGAGGGCTTGTCTGCATGAGAATCCAGAGTGCAGAATTCCTCTAGAAGAGATGCCTTACCACGACTGGTCCATGCTGGAGTTCTGA